In a single window of the Hippoglossus hippoglossus isolate fHipHip1 chromosome 7, fHipHip1.pri, whole genome shotgun sequence genome:
- the rprd1b gene encoding regulation of nuclear pre-mRNA domain-containing protein 1B isoform X2, translating to MSSFSESALEKKLTELSSSQQSVQTLSLWIIHHRKHSALIVKVWHRELKKAKSSRKLTFLYLANDVIQNSKKKGPEFAKDYETVLVDACSHVASEADVGCKKHMERLLNIWKERALYRADFIQQLKLAIEDSNSPRPSEEQKKPVKRSYQKIHEEEDDEDDDYRSHNSPRSTDASATLLTEELVKALQDLENAASGDAAVRQKIASLPQEVQDVSLLEKITDKEAADKLSKTVDEACLLLAEYNGRLAAELEDRRQLARMLAEYIGSQKEALMEREKKLEEYKQKLARVTQVRKELKSHIQSLPDLSLLPNVTGGLAPLPSAGDLFSTD from the exons ATGTCGTCCTTCTCCGAGTCGGCCCTGGAGAAGAAGCTGACGGAGCTGAGCAGCTCGCAGCAGAGCGTCCAGACTCTGTCTCTGTGGATCATCCACCACCGCAAACACTCAGCCCTCATCGTCAAAGTGTGGCACAGAGAGCTGAAGAAAg CTAAAAGCTCCAGGAAGCTGACTTTCCTCTATCTGGCCAACGATGTCATccagaacagcaagaaaaaAGGACCAGAATTCGCCAAAGACTATGAGACCGTCCTCGTCGATGCCTGCTCCCATGTTGCCAG tgaagcagatGTCGGCTGTAAAAAGCACATGGAGCGACTGCTGAATATCTGGAAGGAGAGAGCCCTGTACAGAGCCGACTTCATTCAGCAGCTCAAACTGGCCATAGAAGACTCAAACAGCCCCAGGCCTTCAG aggagcagaagaagccTGTGAAAAGAAGCTACCAAAAGAtccatgaagaagaagatgacgaGGATGACGACTACAGAAGCCACAACTCTCCCAGAAGCACAGATGCCTCCGCAACTCTGCTG ACAGAGGAGCTGGTGAAGGCCCTGCAGGACTTAGAGAATGCTGCATCAGGCGACGCAGCTGTTCGTCAGAAGATCGCCTCGCTGCCACAGGAAGTCCAGGATGTTTCACTGCTGGAGAAGATCACTG ACAAGGAGGCAGCAGACAAGCTGTCGAAGACGGTGGACGAAGCCTGTTTGCTACTGGCTGAGTACAACGGCCGACTGGCTGCAGAGCTAGAGGACCGCAGGCAGCTGGCACGCATGCTGGCCGAATACATCGGCAGCCAGAAGGAGGCGctcatggagagagagaagaaactaGAG GAATACAAGCAGAAACTGGCGAGAGTGACCCAGGTGAGGAAAGAGCTTAAGTCCCACATCCAGAGTCTCCCCGACCTCTCTCTCCTGCCCAATGTGACTGGGGGTCTGGCCCCGCTCCCCTCGGCTGGAGACCTCTTCTCCACCGACTGA
- the LOC117764633 gene encoding protein-glutamine gamma-glutamyltransferase 2-like, with protein MSQVLDIERCDLNIKSNSSSHHTAPYGEERLIVRRGQPFVITLHLKPGSKDFNLSDTSFSLIVETGPLPRKESDTKVTLNLRDSTVDGEWSTSAIKDPSGNTVSVSINSSPNSPIGVHSLTLDQKGQRTSLGQFTLLFNAWCSRDAVYMRSETKKQEYVLAQNGQIYRGTHKRIKGLPWNFGQFEAGILDICLKILDENPKFVSDADKDVSARRNPIYVTRVLSAMINSNDDRGVLVGNWGEITSGVHPGTWIGSGDILHQWAESGPVSYGQCWVFAAVACTVSRALGIPCRVVTNFGSAHDSDANLLIENLYDEDGERISGGDSIWNFHVWVDSWMTRPDLDSKYDGWQASDPTPQETSGGVFCCGPASLKAIKEGQLTNKYDAPFIFAEVNADVVDLVRLSNGEIVEFSGSTKSVGRFISTKAVGSDDRKDITYHYKYPEGSKEERQVYEKAQHHNKLQQRGEEPGLHLKIKLSDNMTVGSDFEVHAVITNNHMEARICTVLFFAKAVGYNGKLGESCGFTSDKVEVPSGEVKRLPLKLQYDSYGSVITSDRLIQLTAITIDKQTIDYNKTEKTIVLDEPEIDIKLVGEATVKQPMMAELTLLNPLPEPLKDCSFTVEGVGLTHGKPITEKIGAVGQKEEAKVRVEFSPTSVGPSVLLVNFDSDKLKNIKSFINVDVKE; from the exons ATGAGTCAAG TCTTGGACATTGAGCGCTGTGACCTGAACATtaagagcaacagcagcagccatcaCACGGCGCCGTATGGAGAGGAGCGTTTGATTGTCAGGAGGGGACAGCCCTTCGTCATCACTTTACATCTGAAACCTGGCAGCAAAGACTTCAATCTGAGTGACACAAGCTTCTCACTCATCGTAGAAACAG GTCCGTTGCCCAGGAAAGAATCAGACACCAAGGTCACGTTAAATCTCCGTGACTCCACAGTGGATGGTGAATGGAGCACGTCTGCTATAAAAGATCCCTCTGGAAACACAGTGTCTGTGTCCATCAATTCCTCCCCCAACAGTCCCATAGGAGTTCATTCTCTGACTCTGGACCAGAAAGGACAGAGGACGAGTTTAGGACAGTTCACCCTGCTTTTTAACGCCTGGTGCTCCA GAGACGCTGTTTACATGCGCAGTGAGACAAAGAAGCAGGAGTATGTCTTAGCGCAGAATGGGCAGATCTACAGGGGAACACATAAACGCATCAAAGGTTTACCCTGGAACTTCGGACAG TTTGAAGCAGGAATACTGGATATCTGTCTGAAGATCCTGGATGAAAACCCCAAATTTGTGTCTGATGCTGACAAGGACGTCTCTGCCAGGAGAAATCCCATTTATGTGACCAGGGTGCTGAGTGCCATG ATCAACAGTAACGATGACAGGGGGGTGCTGGTGGGAAATTGGGGAGAGATTACAAGTGGGGTCCATCCAGGAACGTGGATCGGCAGCGGGGACATTTTGCACCAGTGGGCTGAAAGTGGCCCTGTCAGCTACGGCCAGTGTTGGGTCTTCGCTGCTGTTGCGTGCACAG TGTCTCGAGCCCTGGGGATCCCATGTCGAGTGGTCACTAACTTTGGATCAGCTCACGATTCTGACGCCAACCTGCTCATAGAAAACCTGTatgatgaagatggagaaaGGATTTCTGGAGGGGATTCGATATG GAACTTCCATGTTTGGGTGGACAGCTGGATGACTCGTCCAGACTTGGACTCGAAGTATGATGGGTGGCAAGCCAGCGACCCCACTCCACAGGAAACAAGTGGAG GTGTTTTCTGTTGCGGACCGGCCTCACTGAAGGCCATCAAGGAAGGACAGCTGACCAATAAGTATGATGCTCCCTTTATTTTTGCTGAG GTCAATGCAGATGTTGTGGACCTGGTGCGTCTGTCAAATGGTGAGATTGTCGAGTTCAGCGGCTCCACTAAGAGTGTGGGTCGCTTCATCAGCACCAAAGCTGTGGGCTCAGATGACAGGAAAGACATCACATACCATTACAAGTATCCAGAAG GCTCAAAGGAGGAAAGGCAGGTGTATGAGAAAGCCCAGCACCACAACAAGctacagcagagaggagaagagccgGGCCTCCATCTCAAG ATCAAGCTCTCTGACAACATGACCGTGGGCTCAGACTTTGAGGTGCACGCTGTCATCACTAACAACCACATGGAGGCCAGAATCTGCACCGTGCTGTTCTTCGCCAAAGCCGTCGGCTACAACGGGAAACTGGGAGAGAGCTGTGGGTTCACTTCAGACAAAGTGGAGGTGCCGTCCGGAGAAG tAAAGCGCCTGCCCCTCAAACTGCAGTACGACAGTTATGGATCAGTGATCACCTCAGACAGGCTGATCCAGCTGACAGCCATCACCATCGACAAACAGACCATTGACTACAACAAGACTGAGAAGACCATCGTCCTCGACGAGCCAGAAATAGACATCAAG ctggtgGGAGAAGCCACGGTGAAGCAGCCGATGATGGCAGAGCTCACCTTGTTGAACCCTCTACCAGAGCCTCTGAAGGACTGCAGCTTCACCGTGGAGGGGGTCGGCCTCACCCACGGAAAACCCATAACAGAAAA GATTGGAGCTGTGGGCCAGAAAGAGGAGGCCAAAGTCAGAGTGGAGTTCAGTCCCACCAGCGTTGGCCCCAGCGTGCTGCTGGTGAACTTTGACAGCGACAAACTGAAGAACATCAAGAGCTTCATCAATGTTGACGTGAAGGAGTGA
- the rprd1b gene encoding regulation of nuclear pre-mRNA domain-containing protein 1B isoform X1, with protein MSSFSESALEKKLTELSSSQQSVQTLSLWIIHHRKHSALIVKVWHRELKKAKSSRKLTFLYLANDVIQNSKKKGPEFAKDYETVLVDACSHVASEADVGCKKHMERLLNIWKERALYRADFIQQLKLAIEDSNSPRPSAEEQKKPVKRSYQKIHEEEDDEDDDYRSHNSPRSTDASATLLTEELVKALQDLENAASGDAAVRQKIASLPQEVQDVSLLEKITDKEAADKLSKTVDEACLLLAEYNGRLAAELEDRRQLARMLAEYIGSQKEALMEREKKLEEYKQKLARVTQVRKELKSHIQSLPDLSLLPNVTGGLAPLPSAGDLFSTD; from the exons ATGTCGTCCTTCTCCGAGTCGGCCCTGGAGAAGAAGCTGACGGAGCTGAGCAGCTCGCAGCAGAGCGTCCAGACTCTGTCTCTGTGGATCATCCACCACCGCAAACACTCAGCCCTCATCGTCAAAGTGTGGCACAGAGAGCTGAAGAAAg CTAAAAGCTCCAGGAAGCTGACTTTCCTCTATCTGGCCAACGATGTCATccagaacagcaagaaaaaAGGACCAGAATTCGCCAAAGACTATGAGACCGTCCTCGTCGATGCCTGCTCCCATGTTGCCAG tgaagcagatGTCGGCTGTAAAAAGCACATGGAGCGACTGCTGAATATCTGGAAGGAGAGAGCCCTGTACAGAGCCGACTTCATTCAGCAGCTCAAACTGGCCATAGAAGACTCAAACAGCCCCAGGCCTTCAG cagaggagcagaagaagccTGTGAAAAGAAGCTACCAAAAGAtccatgaagaagaagatgacgaGGATGACGACTACAGAAGCCACAACTCTCCCAGAAGCACAGATGCCTCCGCAACTCTGCTG ACAGAGGAGCTGGTGAAGGCCCTGCAGGACTTAGAGAATGCTGCATCAGGCGACGCAGCTGTTCGTCAGAAGATCGCCTCGCTGCCACAGGAAGTCCAGGATGTTTCACTGCTGGAGAAGATCACTG ACAAGGAGGCAGCAGACAAGCTGTCGAAGACGGTGGACGAAGCCTGTTTGCTACTGGCTGAGTACAACGGCCGACTGGCTGCAGAGCTAGAGGACCGCAGGCAGCTGGCACGCATGCTGGCCGAATACATCGGCAGCCAGAAGGAGGCGctcatggagagagagaagaaactaGAG GAATACAAGCAGAAACTGGCGAGAGTGACCCAGGTGAGGAAAGAGCTTAAGTCCCACATCCAGAGTCTCCCCGACCTCTCTCTCCTGCCCAATGTGACTGGGGGTCTGGCCCCGCTCCCCTCGGCTGGAGACCTCTTCTCCACCGACTGA